In Paenibacillus sp. FSL M7-0420, a single genomic region encodes these proteins:
- a CDS encoding TolB family protein gives MNTRTWKLVIVPALLMTLAACSSNQASAPAVSPSPQPTAAPVEASAQPTEGPKVTPAPAEAAGVTVGESKQYEKIAISDWKDDRTVVVSKQNDKLGPISSGELKGSYPQSLYFFHLDTGEYELITEKANMMLGDAKLSADQLFLLYSEFSLGDPVYNVMDLGSKKTFTIKGDTIAGAMGADWADKDTVVGPAYSGGAYTATATSMKIAPVEGLGGEGLIVVRQIKDKIYYTSNSKDSLHSLDLNTKAKADLNIPGTSSVIPSPDEEQMLILQYKETTQSLLLSGTDGKNPRTLVEGTELGAVSWSPDQRLIAYSVALEENGTTNHALYVYDLTSDKSVQIAESNGTMTTSWSPSGKQLAYTERDDSGSSSSIVQLKY, from the coding sequence ATGAACACCCGAACATGGAAGCTGGTGATAGTTCCAGCCTTGTTAATGACACTTGCAGCATGTAGCTCGAATCAGGCCAGTGCTCCGGCGGTTAGCCCCAGTCCACAGCCAACAGCGGCTCCTGTAGAAGCTTCTGCCCAGCCTACGGAAGGGCCAAAGGTTACACCGGCACCTGCTGAAGCTGCTGGGGTAACGGTAGGGGAAAGTAAACAGTATGAGAAAATAGCAATTTCCGACTGGAAGGACGATAGAACCGTTGTCGTGTCCAAGCAGAACGATAAGCTGGGGCCGATCAGCTCGGGAGAGCTGAAGGGTTCCTATCCGCAGAGCCTGTATTTCTTCCATCTGGATACCGGCGAATACGAATTGATTACAGAGAAGGCGAACATGATGCTGGGGGATGCCAAGCTGTCCGCCGATCAGTTGTTTCTGCTCTATAGTGAATTCTCCCTGGGTGATCCAGTCTACAATGTAATGGACCTGGGGTCCAAGAAGACGTTCACCATTAAGGGCGATACCATTGCCGGAGCAATGGGGGCCGATTGGGCGGATAAGGATACAGTAGTGGGTCCTGCATACAGCGGCGGTGCTTACACAGCGACGGCTACCTCAATGAAGATCGCCCCGGTGGAGGGACTAGGCGGGGAAGGTCTGATTGTTGTAAGACAAATCAAGGATAAGATCTATTACACCAGTAATTCGAAGGACTCCCTGCATAGCTTGGACCTGAATACTAAGGCGAAGGCTGACTTGAATATTCCCGGTACCAGCAGCGTAATCCCTTCACCTGACGAAGAACAAATGCTGATCCTGCAATATAAGGAGACGACCCAGTCGCTGCTGCTCAGCGGCACAGACGGTAAGAATCCGCGGACCCTGGTGGAAGGCACCGAGCTTGGGGCCGTCTCCTGGTCCCCGGATCAGCGGCTGATTGCCTATAGTGTAGCTCTTGAGGAGAATGGTACAACGAATCATGCCTTATATGTCTACGATCTGACTTCTGACAAGTCCGTCCAGATTGCGGAGAGCAATGGAACGATGACCACCTCATGGAGCCCCTCGGGCAAGCAGCTTGCGTATACGGAGCGGGATGACAGCGGGAGCAGCAGCAGTATAGTTCAGTTGAAGTATTAA
- a CDS encoding energy-coupling factor transporter transmembrane component T: protein MSSGFRSMHPVVALLYYAGLLLFALLVFHPLFLATEIAGLLALLLLQGQGRQLLRSLPFMLLMAASVALLNPLFSHRGARILFYWLDQPITLEAVLYGLMMMTMLLTIFIWFISYNYTVTTDKFMYLFAAAAPRTALLTLMAIRFVPLFQRRLRQITLIQRLRGIDTGTGSLKKRMTDGMTLLKVLLTWSLEEALQTGDSMTARGYGSTKRSTYTIYKADLQDKLVMLLLTVSGVVTLLFWVQGYGKLEIYPRMRPADFGWQEAVMYGSFCLFVLIPAGLEGKEKWLWRSSKHSNYPSDTLKNTGTRSMSYRSS from the coding sequence ATGAGCAGCGGCTTTCGTTCCATGCATCCGGTCGTAGCCCTGTTGTATTATGCGGGGCTGCTGCTGTTCGCTTTGCTGGTCTTCCATCCGTTATTTCTGGCTACAGAGATAGCCGGACTGCTGGCGCTGCTGCTGTTGCAGGGACAAGGGCGTCAGCTGTTGCGCAGCTTGCCTTTTATGCTGCTGATGGCAGCTTCCGTGGCCTTGCTGAACCCGCTGTTCTCACATCGGGGGGCGCGCATTCTGTTCTACTGGCTGGATCAGCCTATTACACTGGAAGCTGTACTGTACGGACTGATGATGATGACTATGCTGCTTACTATTTTTATCTGGTTTATATCCTATAATTACACGGTGACTACAGATAAATTCATGTATCTGTTCGCGGCGGCTGCGCCTAGAACGGCGCTGCTGACGCTGATGGCGATCCGGTTCGTGCCGCTGTTCCAGCGGCGGCTGCGCCAGATTACACTGATCCAGCGTCTGCGCGGAATAGATACCGGTACGGGAAGCCTTAAGAAAAGAATGACGGACGGAATGACGCTGCTCAAAGTGCTGCTGACCTGGTCGCTGGAGGAAGCACTCCAGACAGGAGATTCCATGACAGCCCGCGGCTACGGCAGCACCAAACGCAGCACTTACACGATATACAAGGCCGATTTACAGGATAAGCTGGTGATGCTGCTGTTAACCGTTAGCGGTGTGGTTACGCTGCTGTTCTGGGTGCAGGGCTACGGCAAGCTGGAGATCTATCCCCGGATGAGACCAGCGGACTTCGGCTGGCAGGAGGCCGTCATGTACGGAAGCTTCTGCCTGTTCGTGCTGATTCCTGCGGGACTGGAAGGAAAGGAGAAATGGTTATGGAGATCCTCAAAGCACAGCAATTATCCTTCCGATACCCTGAAGAACACAGGGACACGCTCCATGAGCTATCGTTCGTCATAG
- the qoxD gene encoding cytochrome aa3 quinol oxidase subunit IV, producing the protein MMKQLFPIKHVMGYVASLVLSAAALIVIYGDLSSSANMVVLLVTALIQASLQLFVFMHIGESADSKKELYINIAYAMFVALVTIFGTLFIFVWGWYA; encoded by the coding sequence ATGATGAAGCAACTATTCCCAATTAAGCATGTGATGGGTTATGTAGCCTCTCTGGTCCTCTCTGCCGCTGCACTGATTGTAATTTACGGAGACCTGTCCTCCAGTGCCAATATGGTGGTGCTGCTGGTTACAGCGCTGATCCAGGCCTCCTTGCAGCTGTTTGTGTTCATGCACATCGGAGAATCGGCCGATTCCAAAAAAGAACTGTATATCAACATCGCATACGCCATGTTCGTGGCTCTGGTCACCATCTTCGGCACCCTGTTCATCTTCGTATGGGGCTGGTATGCTTAG
- a CDS encoding methyl-accepting chemotaxis protein yields MRHLKIKHKMIVLIAVVILLLIGIGTTGILTTTRMAERSEETYRQNLQPIYFVTEIRGNNRAIESFLLEDLITTDDAKKQELKARIQENIQTNNELMAELRKIEFNNDKIAAYVNEYTLLLPDYRSQRDNIIHLADNDLNDEGYQVYTGRTFNELRDKMVRLLEETATLFIQDASAHNTRTADSAKSSVALSSILIALALLLSIVLSVIITRLITRPLKELQGLMKRAEEGDLTASAAYRSKDEIGQINTSFNTMLDGLKNMMRGVSESAEILSASSQQMSASADQTAHASQMIAETSGEIAAGFDVQAESITLTTQSVRTMSYEIAEARYSGQEMTRLMEQAASSTERGVDAVEQILAQMREIDSSVSASRQIVGNLGSLSEEINTIITTINEIATQTNLLSLNASIEAARAGEHGRGFAVVAGEIRKLAEATGTSSLQITEIINHIRQQTASAVESMEQGSGIVSHGVAQSEVVSEAFTAIQTSIQAASEQTEQITEVIGHVAQESEEVAKSMSTVNEISRKGAADVQGTSEASLEQLTAMGEMSSSAQYLATLAEDLQKHLARFRL; encoded by the coding sequence ATGAGACATCTGAAGATTAAGCATAAAATGATTGTACTGATCGCAGTGGTTATCCTGCTGCTGATCGGGATCGGAACAACGGGTATCCTGACGACAACCAGAATGGCTGAGAGGTCTGAAGAGACATACAGGCAGAATCTGCAGCCGATTTATTTCGTAACGGAGATCCGCGGGAATAACCGGGCGATTGAGTCTTTTCTGCTGGAGGATCTGATTACCACGGATGACGCGAAGAAGCAGGAGCTGAAGGCGAGAATTCAGGAGAATATCCAGACGAATAATGAGCTGATGGCCGAACTGAGGAAGATTGAATTCAACAATGACAAGATTGCAGCTTATGTGAACGAATATACCCTGCTGCTGCCGGATTACCGCTCACAGCGTGATAATATTATCCATCTGGCCGATAACGACCTTAACGATGAAGGATATCAGGTGTACACGGGCCGGACCTTTAATGAGCTGCGTGACAAAATGGTCCGGCTGCTTGAAGAGACAGCGACGTTATTCATTCAGGATGCGTCTGCCCATAATACACGGACGGCTGACAGTGCCAAGAGCTCTGTTGCGTTAAGCAGCATTCTGATTGCGCTAGCCTTGCTGCTCAGTATTGTCCTGAGTGTGATCATCACCAGATTGATTACGAGACCGCTGAAGGAATTGCAGGGGCTGATGAAGCGTGCGGAAGAAGGGGATCTGACGGCCTCTGCCGCTTACCGGTCCAAGGATGAGATCGGCCAGATTAATACATCGTTCAATACCATGCTGGACGGGTTGAAAAATATGATGCGCGGCGTCTCGGAGAGCGCCGAGATTCTCTCGGCCTCCTCCCAGCAGATGAGCGCCAGTGCCGACCAGACCGCGCACGCCTCACAGATGATTGCTGAGACCTCAGGCGAGATCGCAGCCGGATTCGATGTGCAGGCGGAGAGCATTACCCTGACTACGCAGTCTGTGCGGACGATGTCCTATGAGATTGCCGAAGCCCGGTATAGCGGACAAGAAATGACCCGCCTGATGGAGCAGGCTGCCTCCTCCACGGAACGCGGTGTAGACGCAGTAGAGCAGATTCTGGCCCAGATGCGGGAGATTGACTCCAGTGTCTCGGCGAGCCGCCAGATTGTCGGCAACCTGGGCAGCCTGTCCGAAGAGATTAACACCATTATTACAACCATTAATGAGATTGCGACCCAGACCAATCTGTTGTCCCTGAATGCTTCCATCGAAGCCGCCCGGGCGGGCGAGCATGGCCGTGGCTTCGCTGTAGTTGCCGGTGAGATCCGCAAGCTGGCGGAAGCTACCGGAACAAGCTCGCTGCAGATTACAGAGATCATTAACCATATCCGTCAGCAGACCGCAAGTGCCGTAGAATCGATGGAGCAGGGCTCCGGGATTGTCTCTCACGGTGTAGCGCAGAGTGAGGTGGTATCCGAAGCCTTTACGGCGATCCAGACCTCCATTCAGGCTGCCAGTGAGCAGACAGAGCAGATTACAGAGGTCATCGGCCATGTCGCGCAGGAATCGGAGGAAGTGGCCAAATCCATGTCGACGGTGAATGAAATCTCGCGCAAAGGCGCCGCAGACGTTCAGGGCACCAGCGAAGCAAGCCTGGAGCAGCTGACTGCGATGGGAGAGATGTCCTCCTCTGCGCAGTATCTGGCTACCCTGGCCGAGGACCTGCAGAAGCATCTGGCCCGGTTCCGGCTGTAA
- a CDS encoding ABC transporter ATP-binding protein, producing the protein MEILKAQQLSFRYPEEHRDTLHELSFVIEEGEFVVLCGPSGSGKTTLLRHLKRELAPVGSSSGTLTYKGQPLSGLPAAVAAGEIGMVFQNPDAQIVMDTVWHELAFSMENLGLPPAVMRTRLAEICGLFGLEPLLYRPVHELSGGQKQLMNLASVLLLQPKVLLLDEPTSQLDPVAAREFIMALQRLNEEMAVTVIISEHRLEEVLPLADRVLMLEDGKLLADAAPRLFARQTGSGALTSAGRYLPAATRLYLPLAPGADSAAPENIPLTVREGRRWIHSLMTGTEAGAELVNNLNREAGMTPLVSRIQSVPEGDTPPPPAGVSVKSPSEELQAAFAKTLLTCREVTFRYEKEGREVLRKLSLTLKQGELLAVMGGNGAGKSTLLHVLNGLMKPQRGKIELAKGMTTGLLTQNPLLYFSYDTVAEELQHMGSYAGLSPEAAASEIEALLAVFQLREVLQSHPHDLSGGQQQQTALAMMLLMKPDILLLDEPTKGLDPAAKDRLAALLQQLRGQGISILIVTHDVEFAAKHASRCALLFDGGITAEGTPAEFFSSNYFYTTAVNRIVRDWLPQALTIEDVIRAWPASAFRC; encoded by the coding sequence ATGGAGATCCTCAAAGCACAGCAATTATCCTTCCGATACCCTGAAGAACACAGGGACACGCTCCATGAGCTATCGTTCGTCATAGAAGAGGGTGAATTTGTCGTGCTCTGCGGCCCGTCCGGCAGCGGCAAAACCACCCTGCTGCGCCATCTGAAGCGGGAGCTCGCCCCGGTGGGTTCATCCAGCGGAACCTTGACCTACAAAGGGCAGCCTCTGTCCGGGCTTCCGGCAGCGGTAGCCGCCGGGGAGATCGGGATGGTCTTCCAGAACCCGGATGCACAGATTGTGATGGATACGGTCTGGCATGAGCTGGCCTTCTCCATGGAGAACCTGGGGCTGCCGCCTGCTGTCATGCGGACCCGGCTGGCGGAGATCTGCGGCTTGTTCGGGCTGGAGCCGCTGCTCTACCGTCCGGTACATGAGCTGTCAGGCGGACAAAAGCAGCTCATGAACCTGGCCTCAGTGCTGCTGCTTCAGCCGAAGGTGCTGCTGCTGGATGAGCCAACCTCCCAGCTTGATCCTGTTGCTGCGCGGGAATTCATTATGGCGCTGCAGCGGCTGAACGAGGAAATGGCGGTCACAGTGATCATCAGCGAGCACAGGCTGGAGGAGGTGCTGCCGCTGGCCGATCGGGTGCTGATGCTGGAAGACGGCAAGCTGCTGGCCGATGCCGCCCCCCGCCTGTTCGCCCGGCAGACCGGCAGCGGAGCCTTGACCTCGGCTGGGCGCTACCTGCCAGCCGCCACACGCCTGTACTTGCCGCTCGCACCGGGAGCGGATTCGGCTGCGCCGGAGAATATTCCGCTGACCGTGCGTGAAGGCAGACGCTGGATACATTCTCTGATGACAGGAACGGAGGCTGGCGCTGAACTGGTTAATAACTTGAATAGGGAGGCAGGGATGACTCCCCTCGTTTCCCGCATACAATCTGTTCCAGAGGGGGATACACCTCCACCCCCCGCCGGAGTATCCGTGAAATCCCCGTCAGAGGAACTCCAAGCTGCCTTCGCCAAGACTCTGCTAACCTGCCGCGAAGTGACCTTCCGGTATGAGAAGGAGGGCCGGGAGGTCCTGAGGAAGCTCTCGCTGACGCTTAAGCAGGGGGAGCTCCTGGCCGTCATGGGCGGAAACGGTGCGGGCAAGTCCACTCTGCTGCATGTGCTGAACGGGCTGATGAAGCCGCAGCGCGGCAAGATAGAGCTGGCCAAGGGCATGACTACAGGTCTGCTGACGCAGAATCCGCTGCTCTATTTCAGCTATGATACGGTAGCCGAGGAGCTGCAGCATATGGGCAGCTACGCCGGGTTATCGCCTGAAGCAGCAGCAAGCGAGATTGAGGCTTTGCTGGCGGTATTTCAGCTCCGGGAGGTGCTGCAGAGTCATCCGCATGACCTCAGCGGCGGGCAGCAGCAGCAGACCGCGCTTGCCATGATGCTGCTCATGAAACCGGATATCCTGCTGCTGGATGAGCCGACTAAGGGGCTTGATCCGGCCGCCAAAGACAGGCTGGCCGCCCTGCTTCAGCAATTGCGCGGGCAGGGGATCAGCATTCTCATCGTAACGCATGATGTAGAATTCGCGGCTAAGCATGCTTCGCGCTGCGCACTCCTGTTTGACGGGGGAATTACGGCAGAGGGCACACCGGCTGAGTTCTTCAGCAGCAATTACTTCTATACCACGGCAGTCAACCGGATAGTGCGGGACTGGCTGCCGCAGGCATTGACCATAGAGGATGTGATTCGCGCATGGCCCGCTTCCGCATTCCGCTGCTAA
- a CDS encoding ECF transporter S component, whose translation MARFRIPLLIALGLFTAGLALTAAFTDRHYVLLSVVLLLAALLPLFIRLERRPRKSRELVLLAVLSAIAAVSRIPFAALPGVKPVSAVVILSAYVFGAEAGFVIGAVAALVSNIYFGQGPWTPWQMFAWGMTGLTAGWLRRSWLLSRRAGLLVFGFIWGFLFGWIMNIWVLLSLPDALSWRLVAVTFAASFYFDLAHALSNVFFLAVLAGGWTKVLQRFRKKYGLLQE comes from the coding sequence ATGGCCCGCTTCCGCATTCCGCTGCTAATTGCCCTGGGACTCTTCACCGCCGGGCTTGCTCTTACCGCAGCATTCACTGACCGGCATTATGTGCTGCTTAGCGTGGTGCTGCTGCTGGCTGCTCTCCTGCCGCTGTTCATCCGTCTGGAGCGCCGGCCGCGCAAGTCCCGTGAACTCGTGCTGCTGGCTGTGTTGTCCGCTATTGCAGCGGTCAGCCGGATTCCTTTTGCTGCGTTGCCGGGGGTAAAGCCTGTGTCGGCCGTTGTCATCCTCTCCGCTTATGTCTTCGGGGCAGAGGCGGGCTTCGTCATCGGAGCAGTCGCTGCCCTGGTCTCTAATATTTACTTCGGGCAGGGGCCCTGGACGCCATGGCAGATGTTTGCCTGGGGTATGACCGGACTTACAGCCGGGTGGCTGCGCAGGAGCTGGCTGTTGAGCCGGCGGGCCGGGCTGCTGGTTTTTGGCTTCATCTGGGGGTTCCTGTTCGGCTGGATTATGAATATCTGGGTCCTTCTCAGTCTGCCGGATGCCTTAAGCTGGCGGCTGGTTGCCGTTACGTTTGCCGCAAGCTTTTACTTCGATCTGGCCCATGCCTTGTCGAATGTATTCTTCTTAGCGGTGCTGGCCGGAGGCTGGACCAAGGTGCTGCAGAGATTCCGCAAGAAATATGGCTTGCTTCAAGAGTGA
- the qoxC gene encoding cytochrome aa3 quinol oxidase subunit III — protein sequence MKIDASKPLEYSTEENSNKIFGFWVFLGAEIPLFATLFTVYFVMVNRYASGPSGSELFEIGPVLMETFLLLSSSFTIGLAVHAMRHGYKKAMMVFMAITLVMGLAFVGIEIDEFFTYVHEGATLQTSGFLSSLFILLGTHGLHVSFGLLWGIGIMIQLWKRGITPATANKTFIFSLFWHFLDVVWIFIFSFVYLKGLM from the coding sequence ATGAAAATAGATGCGTCCAAGCCGCTCGAATATTCAACGGAAGAGAACAGTAACAAGATCTTCGGCTTCTGGGTCTTTCTCGGAGCCGAGATCCCTCTCTTCGCTACGCTGTTCACTGTATATTTCGTAATGGTTAACCGCTATGCCAGCGGACCGAGCGGCAGCGAGCTGTTCGAGATCGGCCCGGTGCTGATGGAGACCTTCCTCCTGCTGTCGAGCTCCTTCACCATCGGTCTGGCTGTCCATGCCATGCGGCATGGCTACAAGAAAGCCATGATGGTCTTCATGGCGATTACGCTGGTGATGGGTCTGGCTTTTGTCGGTATCGAAATCGACGAGTTCTTCACTTATGTACATGAAGGAGCTACCCTACAGACCAGCGGCTTCCTCTCCAGTCTGTTCATACTGCTGGGAACGCATGGTCTTCACGTCAGCTTCGGTCTGCTGTGGGGAATTGGCATTATGATTCAGCTGTGGAAGCGCGGCATTACGCCCGCTACCGCCAACAAAACGTTCATCTTCTCCTTGTTCTGGCACTTCTTAGACGTGGTCTGGATCTTTATCTTCAGCTTCGTCTACCTGAAAGGACTGATGTGA
- a CDS encoding DUF4430 domain-containing protein translates to MFNLVKRGRGRLAPLLLLLMVLLLPGCSSAQPDQAGGVTQPPAGTPAAQTPRPGDEAAPLPGAAEGTAVPSAPAEGTAAPASPAAAATQPSAGASEPAKPPVSPGAAATQPSAGASEPATSPASPAAAATQPSAGASEPAKPAATPKPPTPKPAPAATAKPPAATRSPAATPKPDNVVTLSITGDEEHGVILAAAQYEIKKGESVLDLLKRITREQKIQMEYQGRATFAYVEGIDNLYENDHGSESGWMYKVNGEFPSKAAGSWIVEPGDTIEWLYTLDLGKDLGAKAP, encoded by the coding sequence ATGTTCAATTTAGTCAAAAGAGGCCGGGGAAGGCTGGCTCCGCTGCTTCTCCTGCTGATGGTATTGCTGCTCCCCGGCTGCTCCTCTGCGCAGCCGGATCAGGCAGGCGGCGTCACGCAGCCGCCCGCCGGTACCCCGGCCGCGCAGACGCCGCGGCCTGGAGACGAAGCGGCTCCGCTGCCGGGAGCCGCTGAGGGCACTGCCGTACCTTCCGCCCCTGCGGAAGGTACGGCAGCTCCGGCGTCGCCAGCCGCAGCGGCGACGCAGCCTTCGGCGGGCGCAAGCGAGCCCGCCAAGCCCCCGGTGTCGCCAGGCGCAGCGGCGACGCAGCCTTCGGCGGGCGCAAGCGAGCCCGCCACGTCCCCGGCGTCGCCAGCCGCAGCGGCGACGCAGCCTTCGGCGGGCGCGAGCGAGCCCGCCAAGCCGGCGGCCACCCCCAAGCCGCCGACCCCCAAGCCCGCGCCAGCGGCCACGGCTAAGCCGCCAGCCGCTACGCGCTCTCCGGCCGCCACGCCCAAGCCGGACAATGTGGTCACCCTCTCCATCACCGGAGATGAGGAGCATGGCGTGATTCTGGCCGCTGCCCAGTATGAGATCAAGAAGGGCGAGAGTGTGCTGGACCTACTGAAGCGGATTACGCGGGAGCAGAAGATCCAGATGGAATATCAGGGCCGCGCAACATTTGCTTACGTGGAAGGTATAGATAATTTGTACGAGAATGATCACGGGTCAGAGAGCGGCTGGATGTACAAGGTCAATGGAGAATTTCCGTCCAAGGCTGCGGGCAGCTGGATCGTGGAGCCCGGGGATACCATCGAGTGGCTGTATACGCTTGATCTAGGCAAAGACCTGGGGGCCAAAGCGCCATGA
- a CDS encoding S-layer homology domain-containing protein yields MKNHSLSSRFTRLGLAVIMLFALLGAAVAPAGQVAAAQAGVTSAPAVSALPASEAASVTAAVYATAEFMLKNGVQSDWQAIGLAQAGYKVPAGYLKALEGKVAEAKGVFARATDYARITLAVKALGGDPANVAGYNLIEKLYHNDKITGQTLNNPVYALLALDSGSYTIPANAKWTPSKLLAEILAKQNPDGGFTLTTGASDPDMTAMVLNALAGHKQEAAVNAAGQRAAAWLAKAQDKNGGYGDSSESVAQAIIGLSAFGIDPAGADYTKGNINLVSKLLSFSAEGGGFAHTAGGSSNPLSTEQALEALVAYKLFGTGGKLFDFSGTPVKNPQVSVSVTVEGPNGTLAEGSVYAGNVLTALDKTAAAKRLALVNEAGNYVTGIGGVTAGTFGGYDGWMYVVARGGVWIYPSVGMGDFALEENDRIVVYYGGDNTQVVDAVTVTPAQPQPGQDLKVQVTQKQWVWNEATFTSDPVTSPAAGVQVTIGGKTAVTDAAGVAAIAGGLPANKYTLTVTGYLKDKTPAIVRHTVPVTVASAAADRPAFADVKSISPWALESVYTAYDRKLMNGVSESRLLFAPKKNITRAEFAALLLRLTGNEPSAASSAGAFSDVKAGTWYYGTVNRAKELGIISGVTAKTFKPDGLVTRQDMAVMMVRAFKLDSASAGAGAGAGKFSDEDKISDYALSAVRTVTGLGYMSGTGGAFEPSAVVTREMAAAVAVRLP; encoded by the coding sequence ATGAAGAACCACTCTCTATCATCCAGATTCACACGGCTGGGACTAGCTGTCATTATGCTGTTCGCACTGCTGGGAGCAGCCGTAGCCCCGGCAGGACAAGTTGCTGCTGCACAGGCAGGCGTGACTTCCGCACCCGCGGTATCCGCTCTGCCCGCAAGTGAAGCAGCCAGCGTAACCGCTGCGGTCTATGCTACTGCGGAGTTCATGCTGAAGAACGGAGTCCAGTCGGATTGGCAGGCGATTGGCCTTGCGCAAGCGGGCTACAAGGTTCCAGCCGGCTATCTGAAGGCGCTTGAGGGCAAGGTGGCTGAGGCTAAGGGTGTTTTTGCCAGAGCTACGGACTATGCCCGGATCACGCTGGCTGTTAAGGCACTGGGCGGCGACCCGGCGAATGTGGCAGGCTATAACCTGATCGAGAAGCTGTACCATAACGATAAAATTACGGGCCAGACGCTGAATAATCCGGTCTATGCACTGCTGGCTCTGGATTCCGGCAGCTATACGATCCCGGCCAATGCAAAATGGACGCCGTCGAAGCTGCTGGCAGAGATTCTGGCGAAGCAGAACCCGGACGGCGGCTTCACCCTGACCACGGGTGCGAGTGATCCGGATATGACAGCGATGGTGCTGAACGCACTGGCTGGACACAAGCAGGAAGCGGCAGTGAATGCTGCTGGTCAGCGGGCGGCAGCCTGGCTGGCTAAGGCACAGGATAAGAACGGCGGATATGGCGACAGCAGCGAGAGTGTAGCTCAGGCCATCATCGGTCTGTCTGCCTTCGGCATTGATCCTGCAGGAGCAGATTACACGAAGGGTAACATCAATCTGGTCAGCAAGCTGCTGAGCTTCAGCGCAGAGGGCGGCGGCTTCGCCCACACTGCAGGCGGCAGCTCCAATCCGCTCTCTACAGAGCAGGCGCTGGAGGCTTTGGTAGCGTACAAGCTGTTTGGAACAGGCGGTAAGCTCTTTGACTTTAGCGGCACACCAGTGAAGAATCCTCAGGTAAGTGTCTCCGTTACTGTTGAGGGTCCAAATGGAACCTTGGCTGAAGGCAGCGTATACGCTGGAAATGTGCTTACGGCACTGGACAAGACAGCAGCAGCCAAGCGCCTGGCCCTGGTCAATGAAGCAGGCAATTATGTGACGGGGATCGGCGGCGTGACTGCGGGTACTTTTGGCGGATATGATGGCTGGATGTATGTAGTCGCACGCGGCGGAGTATGGATCTATCCAAGTGTAGGCATGGGCGACTTCGCACTGGAGGAGAATGACCGCATTGTGGTCTACTATGGCGGGGACAACACGCAGGTGGTTGATGCCGTAACCGTGACTCCCGCACAGCCGCAGCCTGGACAAGATCTGAAGGTGCAGGTAACCCAGAAACAATGGGTCTGGAATGAGGCGACCTTCACCTCCGATCCGGTAACCTCACCGGCAGCAGGCGTACAGGTAACCATTGGCGGTAAAACAGCAGTTACAGATGCTGCGGGCGTGGCTGCTATCGCCGGAGGACTGCCAGCGAATAAATATACCCTGACGGTTACGGGATATCTGAAGGATAAAACCCCAGCCATCGTCCGTCATACGGTCCCGGTAACGGTGGCTTCTGCTGCGGCGGACCGTCCGGCTTTTGCCGATGTGAAGTCGATCTCGCCTTGGGCGCTGGAGTCGGTATACACGGCGTATGACCGCAAGCTGATGAACGGTGTGAGTGAGAGCCGTCTGCTGTTTGCACCGAAAAAGAATATTACCCGTGCTGAATTTGCAGCGCTGCTGCTGCGGTTAACCGGGAACGAGCCGTCTGCGGCGTCTTCCGCTGGGGCCTTCAGTGATGTTAAGGCCGGTACATGGTATTATGGAACAGTGAACCGGGCGAAGGAGCTAGGAATCATCAGCGGTGTGACGGCCAAGACGTTTAAGCCGGACGGGCTGGTTACGCGCCAGGATATGGCTGTGATGATGGTTAGAGCTTTTAAGCTGGATTCGGCATCAGCTGGAGCAGGCGCAGGGGCTGGTAAATTCAGCGACGAAGATAAGATTAGCGACTATGCATTGTCCGCTGTCCGTACGGTGACGGGACTTGGATATATGAGCGGCACCGGCGGCGCATTCGAGCCTTCCGCTGTTGTAACCCGTGAGATGGCTGCTGCTGTGGCGGTTAGATTGCCTTAG